The following are encoded together in the Streptomyces rapamycinicus NRRL 5491 genome:
- a CDS encoding TIGR03557 family F420-dependent LLM class oxidoreductase, translated as MTEYGYFLAAEEHGPADLVEQARMAEQAGFSHLWISDHYHPWNDAQGQSSFVWSVIGALAQATSLPVQTAVTCPTIRIHPAIVAQAAATSAVLLEGRFRLGVGSGEALNEHVLGDRWPPAPIRLEMLEEAVMVIRQLFEGRRVTHHGKHYTVENARLYTVPEEPVPIDIAAFGSAAAALAGRVGDGFITMTPDAELVARFRRGSGAGGNSKTASGGLKVAYGPDPDEALRTAHRLWPTEGLPGEVLSTLTTPGQFEQAARLVTPERIAGEVVCGDDAEAHVAALNAYAAAGFDTVYVNQIGPDQRGFFDFYRTKVLPQVAG; from the coding sequence ATGACCGAGTACGGCTACTTCCTGGCCGCCGAAGAACACGGGCCCGCGGACCTGGTCGAGCAGGCCCGGATGGCGGAGCAGGCCGGTTTCAGTCATTTGTGGATCTCGGACCACTACCACCCGTGGAACGACGCCCAGGGCCAGAGCTCGTTCGTCTGGTCGGTGATCGGCGCCCTCGCGCAGGCCACCAGCCTGCCCGTACAGACCGCGGTGACCTGCCCCACCATCCGTATCCACCCCGCCATCGTGGCCCAGGCCGCCGCGACCAGCGCGGTGCTGCTGGAGGGCCGCTTCCGGCTGGGCGTGGGCAGCGGCGAGGCGCTGAACGAGCATGTGCTGGGCGACCGCTGGCCGCCCGCGCCGATCCGGCTGGAGATGCTGGAGGAGGCCGTGATGGTGATACGCCAGCTGTTCGAGGGGCGCCGCGTCACCCACCACGGCAAGCACTACACGGTGGAGAACGCCCGGCTGTACACCGTGCCCGAGGAGCCGGTGCCCATCGACATCGCGGCCTTCGGATCGGCCGCCGCCGCGCTGGCCGGACGGGTCGGCGACGGCTTCATCACCATGACCCCGGACGCGGAGCTGGTGGCGCGGTTCCGGCGCGGCAGCGGCGCCGGGGGCAACAGCAAAACGGCCAGCGGCGGGCTGAAGGTGGCTTACGGCCCCGATCCCGACGAGGCGCTGCGCACCGCCCACCGGCTGTGGCCGACCGAGGGGCTGCCCGGCGAGGTGCTGTCGACGCTGACCACCCCCGGCCAGTTCGAGCAGGCCGCCCGGCTCGTCACCCCCGAGCGGATCGCCGGGGAAGTGGTCTGCGGGGATGACGCGGAGGCGCATGTGGCCGCGCTGAACGCGTACGCGGCGGCCGGGTTCGACACCGTCTACGTCAATCAGATCGGCCCCGACCAGCGCGGCTTCTTCGACTTCTACCGCACGAAGGTGCTGCCGCAGGTGGCCGGTTGA
- a CDS encoding thiamine pyrophosphate-requiring protein, with protein sequence MTMKVADYILARLSEWGVEHVFGYPGDGINGLLAAWGRAENEPRFIQARHEEMAAFQAVGYAKFSGRLGVCAATSGPGAIHLLNGLYDAKMDHVPVVALVGQTHRSAMGGSYQQEVDLHSLFKDVASDFLETVTVPEQLPNVLDRAIRTAYARRAPTAVIIPADVQDLDYSAPTHEFKMVPSSLDRSGWSAVPSNSAVERAAEVLNAGERVAILAGQGAAGARKEVQQAAETLGAGVAKALLGLDVLSDELPYVTGSTGLLGTRPSYELMRDCDTLLTIGSSFPYSQFLPEFGKARGVQIDLDPHMIGMRYPYEVNLVGDARETLLRLLPLLERKEARDWQEEIVAGVRRWREVMGSRAEVSADPINPEYVAHCLDPLLPSDTIVTCDSGSVANWYARHLRMRGEMRGSLSGTLATMGCGVPYAIGAKFARPDRPVVALVGDGAMQMNGLAELITVAKYRQLWEDPRLVIAIWNNQDLNQVTWEMRAMGGAPQFLPSQAIPDVSYARFAESLGMTGIRVEKPEQVERAWREALSADGPAVVEFLTDPDVPPIPPHATREQMEATAESIIKGDSDRAGMVRQGLKAKVQEFLPHRKKTSDDA encoded by the coding sequence ATGACCATGAAAGTGGCCGACTACATCCTCGCCCGACTGTCGGAGTGGGGTGTCGAGCATGTGTTCGGCTACCCGGGGGACGGAATCAACGGCCTGCTCGCCGCATGGGGGCGGGCCGAGAACGAGCCCCGGTTCATCCAGGCCCGGCACGAGGAGATGGCCGCGTTCCAGGCCGTCGGCTACGCCAAGTTCAGCGGCCGCCTCGGCGTCTGCGCGGCGACCTCGGGCCCCGGCGCGATCCACCTGCTGAACGGGTTGTACGACGCCAAGATGGACCACGTCCCGGTGGTGGCCCTGGTCGGCCAGACCCACCGCAGCGCGATGGGCGGCTCGTACCAGCAGGAGGTGGATCTGCACAGCCTCTTCAAGGACGTGGCCTCCGACTTCCTGGAGACGGTCACCGTCCCCGAGCAGCTGCCCAACGTCCTGGACCGGGCCATCCGCACCGCCTACGCCCGCCGCGCCCCCACCGCCGTGATCATCCCGGCGGATGTGCAGGACCTCGACTACTCCGCGCCCACCCATGAGTTCAAGATGGTGCCCTCCAGCCTGGACCGCAGCGGCTGGTCCGCGGTGCCCTCCAACAGCGCGGTGGAGCGGGCCGCGGAAGTGCTGAACGCGGGCGAGCGGGTGGCGATCCTGGCCGGCCAGGGCGCCGCCGGGGCGCGCAAGGAGGTCCAGCAGGCCGCCGAGACCCTCGGCGCCGGAGTCGCCAAGGCGCTGCTCGGCCTCGATGTGCTCAGCGATGAACTGCCCTATGTCACCGGCTCCACCGGACTGCTGGGCACCCGGCCCTCGTACGAGCTGATGCGGGACTGCGACACCCTGCTGACCATCGGCTCCAGCTTTCCGTACAGCCAGTTCCTGCCGGAGTTCGGCAAGGCGCGCGGGGTCCAGATCGATCTCGATCCGCACATGATCGGGATGCGCTATCCGTACGAGGTCAATCTGGTCGGCGACGCCCGCGAGACCCTGCTGCGGCTGCTGCCGCTGCTGGAGCGCAAGGAGGCGCGGGACTGGCAGGAGGAGATCGTCGCGGGCGTACGGCGCTGGCGCGAGGTGATGGGCTCCCGCGCGGAGGTGTCCGCCGACCCGATCAACCCCGAGTACGTGGCCCACTGCCTGGACCCGCTGCTGCCCTCCGACACCATCGTCACCTGCGACTCCGGCTCCGTCGCCAACTGGTACGCCCGCCACTTGCGGATGCGCGGCGAGATGCGCGGCTCGCTGTCGGGCACGCTGGCCACGATGGGCTGCGGGGTGCCGTACGCGATCGGCGCCAAGTTCGCCCGTCCGGACCGGCCGGTGGTGGCGCTGGTCGGGGACGGCGCGATGCAGATGAACGGGCTGGCGGAGCTGATCACGGTGGCCAAGTACCGCCAGTTGTGGGAGGACCCCCGGCTGGTGATCGCCATCTGGAACAACCAGGACCTCAACCAGGTCACCTGGGAGATGCGCGCCATGGGCGGGGCGCCGCAGTTCCTGCCCTCGCAGGCGATCCCCGACGTCTCCTACGCCCGGTTCGCCGAATCGCTCGGCATGACCGGCATCCGGGTGGAGAAGCCCGAGCAGGTCGAGCGGGCCTGGAGGGAGGCGCTGAGCGCGGACGGCCCGGCGGTCGTGGAGTTCCTCACCGACCCGGACGTCCCCCCGATCCCGCCGCATGCCACCCGGGAGCAGATGGAGGCCACGGCCGAGTCGATCATCAAGGGCGACTCGGACCGGGCGGGCATGGTCCGGCAGGGCCTGAAGGCCAAGGTGCAGGAGTTCCTGCCGCACCGGAAGAAGACGTCGGACGACGCCTGA
- a CDS encoding type 1 glutamine amidotransferase domain-containing protein, translating to MKVAFLVAPEGVEQVELTDPWQAVRDAGGTPRLVSTKPGRIQAFDHLDKADTFEVDQVVKDATVEEYDALVLPGGVANPDFLRLDKAAVAFAKGFFDAGKPVAAICHAPWTLVEADVVRGRTLTSWPSLRTDITNAGGTWVDEQVKVCTGGPNALITSRKPDDLKAFREAFLEEFAKTTKGSAR from the coding sequence ATGAAGGTCGCCTTTCTCGTCGCCCCGGAAGGCGTGGAACAGGTCGAGCTGACCGACCCCTGGCAGGCGGTCCGGGACGCCGGGGGCACCCCCCGTCTGGTGTCCACCAAGCCCGGCCGCATCCAGGCGTTCGACCATCTCGACAAGGCGGACACCTTCGAGGTCGACCAGGTCGTGAAGGACGCCACGGTCGAGGAGTACGACGCCCTGGTGCTGCCCGGCGGGGTGGCCAACCCCGACTTCCTGCGCCTGGACAAGGCGGCCGTCGCCTTCGCCAAGGGCTTCTTCGACGCGGGCAAGCCGGTGGCCGCGATCTGCCACGCCCCCTGGACGCTGGTGGAGGCCGATGTCGTACGCGGCCGCACCCTCACCTCCTGGCCGAGTCTGCGCACCGACATCACCAACGCCGGCGGGACCTGGGTGGACGAGCAGGTCAAGGTCTGCACCGGCGGCCCCAACGCCCTGATCACCAGCCGTAAGCCGGATGACCTCAAGGCGTTCCGCGAGGCGTTCCTGGAGGAGTTCGCGAAGACGACGAAGGGATCGGCACGATGA
- a CDS encoding catalase translates to MTEDRKERQRDIYRAPDPAEGPLTTDQGVAVDHTDDSLTVGERGPTLMEDFHFREKLTHFDHERIPERVVHARGAGAYGYFEPYESCAEFTRAAFLQDPSVRTPVFVRFSTVQGPRGSADTVRDVRGFATKFYTSEGNYDLVGNNMPVFFIQDGIKFPDFVHALKPEPQNEIPTGASAHDTLWDFVSLQPETMHMMMWLMSDRAIPRSYRMMQGFGVHTFRFVDAQGRGTFVKFHWKPKLGVHSLVWDEAQECQGRDPDFNRRDLWDAIEAGQYPEYELGVQLIPEEDEFNFEVDLLDATKIIPEEQVPVRPIGHMVLNRNPDNFFAETEQVAFHTANVVPGIDFTNDPLLQARNFSYLDTQLIRLGGPNFSQLPVNQPVTPARTNQRDGYHQTMLHRGTNYSPNSLGGGCPALAGADGYAFSHYAERVEGHKIRERSESFKDFYSQAALFWNSMSDWERRHIVDAFRFELGKVGAVHVRERTVEQLAQVDYDLASQVAQGIGVALPEPGANNHKPQASPALSFENLQGDGSIRTRQIAVLVMDGVDTGQLTQAQEALTAQGAIVEALAPHDGKVVGADGNGYAVDRALPTVASVLYDAVLLPGGPTGTPGLASDSEAMRFVRDAYRHGKPIAALGSGVGILSSLDPEGLHIASGHGHVCTDRGVVTDTTTGAASEEFTHAFTEAIAAHRHWDRPRVRC, encoded by the coding sequence ATGACGGAGGACCGCAAGGAGCGGCAGCGCGACATCTACCGCGCGCCCGACCCCGCCGAAGGACCGCTGACCACCGACCAGGGCGTGGCCGTCGACCACACCGACGACTCCCTCACCGTGGGCGAACGCGGCCCGACCCTGATGGAGGACTTCCACTTCCGCGAGAAGCTGACCCATTTCGACCATGAGCGCATCCCGGAGCGGGTGGTGCACGCGCGGGGCGCGGGCGCGTACGGCTACTTCGAGCCGTACGAGTCCTGCGCGGAGTTCACCCGCGCCGCCTTCCTCCAGGATCCGTCCGTGCGCACCCCGGTCTTCGTGCGGTTCTCCACCGTGCAGGGCCCGCGGGGCTCGGCGGACACGGTGCGGGACGTACGGGGCTTCGCGACGAAGTTCTACACCTCGGAGGGCAACTACGACCTGGTCGGCAACAACATGCCGGTCTTCTTCATCCAGGACGGGATCAAGTTCCCGGACTTCGTGCACGCGCTCAAGCCGGAGCCGCAGAACGAGATCCCGACCGGCGCCTCCGCCCATGACACCCTGTGGGACTTCGTCTCGCTCCAGCCCGAGACCATGCACATGATGATGTGGCTGATGTCGGACCGGGCGATTCCGCGCAGCTACCGGATGATGCAGGGCTTCGGGGTGCACACCTTCCGCTTCGTGGACGCCCAGGGCCGCGGCACCTTTGTGAAGTTCCACTGGAAGCCGAAACTGGGCGTCCACTCGCTGGTGTGGGACGAGGCGCAGGAGTGCCAGGGCCGCGACCCGGACTTCAACCGGCGCGATCTGTGGGACGCGATCGAGGCGGGTCAGTACCCCGAGTACGAGCTGGGGGTGCAGCTGATCCCGGAGGAGGACGAGTTCAACTTCGAGGTCGATCTGCTCGACGCCACGAAGATCATTCCGGAGGAGCAGGTGCCGGTGCGGCCGATCGGCCACATGGTCCTGAACCGCAACCCGGACAACTTCTTCGCGGAGACCGAGCAGGTGGCCTTCCACACCGCGAACGTGGTCCCCGGCATCGACTTCACCAATGACCCGCTGCTCCAGGCCCGTAACTTCTCGTACCTGGACACCCAGCTGATCCGGCTGGGCGGGCCCAACTTCTCCCAGCTCCCGGTCAACCAGCCGGTCACCCCCGCCCGGACCAACCAGCGGGACGGCTACCACCAGACCATGCTCCACAGGGGGACGAACTACTCCCCCAACTCGCTCGGCGGCGGCTGCCCGGCCCTCGCCGGAGCGGACGGCTACGCCTTCTCCCACTACGCGGAGCGGGTCGAGGGCCACAAGATCCGCGAGCGGAGCGAGTCCTTCAAGGACTTCTACAGCCAGGCCGCGCTGTTCTGGAACAGCATGAGCGACTGGGAGAGGCGCCATATCGTCGACGCCTTCCGCTTCGAACTGGGCAAGGTCGGCGCGGTGCACGTACGGGAGCGCACGGTCGAGCAACTGGCCCAGGTCGACTACGACCTTGCCTCGCAGGTCGCCCAGGGCATCGGCGTGGCGCTGCCGGAACCCGGCGCCAACAACCACAAACCCCAGGCCTCGCCCGCCCTGAGCTTCGAGAACCTCCAGGGCGACGGCTCGATCCGCACCCGCCAGATCGCGGTACTGGTCATGGACGGCGTGGACACCGGCCAGCTCACCCAGGCCCAGGAGGCCCTCACCGCCCAGGGCGCCATCGTCGAGGCCCTCGCCCCGCACGACGGCAAGGTCGTCGGCGCCGACGGCAACGGCTACGCCGTGGACCGCGCCCTCCCCACGGTCGCCTCCGTCCTCTACGACGCCGTCCTCCTCCCCGGCGGCCCCACCGGCACCCCCGGCCTGGCCTCCGACAGCGAGGCCATGCGCTTCGTCCGCGACGCCTACCGCCACGGCAAACCCATCGCGGCCCTGGGCTCCGGCGTCGGCATCCTCTCCTCCCTCGACCCGGAAGGCCTCCACATCGCCTCCGGCCACGGCCACGTCTGCACCGACCGAGGCGTCGTCACGGACACCACGACGGGCGCGGCGAGCGAGGAATTCACCCATGCCTTCACCGAAGCCATAGCCGCCCACCGCCACTGGGACCGGCCCAGGGTCCGCTGCTGA